A genome region from Winogradskyella helgolandensis includes the following:
- the topA gene encoding type I DNA topoisomerase: MSKNLVIVESPAKAKTIEKFLGKDYKVESSFGHIADLPSKELGVDVEGDFMPKYQVSKDKKDVVKKLKDLAKKADIVWLASDEDREGEAIAWHLAETLKLDKDKTKRIVFHEITKSAINKAIENPRSIDYNLVDAQQARRVLDRIVGYELSPVLWRKVKGGLSAGRVQSVSVRLIVEREKEVHAFEAKASYRVDAEFTTEGGSSFKAKLPKNFNSEKEAFEFLNNNIGAGYKVSDLQKKPAKKSPAAPFTTSTLQQEASRKLGYSVSRTMQNAQRLYEAGLITYMRTDSVNLSDEAKKGAQNEIISAYGAEFSNPKNYKGKSKGAQEAHEAIRPTDFANHSVGVERDQARLYDLIWKRAIASQMSDAKLERTNLKVQIDSKNKVSEQFTANGEIITFEGFLKVYLEGTDDEDAEQEGILPDLKIGEALQNKYITATERFTRPPARFTEASLVKQLEELGIGRPSTYAPTISTIQNRNYVEKGTHEGDERSYKQLVLEDQKIKDNTLSEQTGSNKGKLVPTDIGNIVTDFLVKHFESILDYNFTAKVEDRFDDIAEGKEDWREMMKDFYKGFHPQVQDVQENAERESGERILGTDPKTGRTVLVRLGKFGPLVQLGTPDDEEDSQYASLSPDQHLGSITFEEAMDLFKLPKALGHYKDEEVEVNNGRFGPYVKFGKKFVSLPKGVDPLSVEYDEALIYIKEKELADAPIYMYKDLEVTKGKGRFGPFIKWNNLFINVNKKYDWDNLSEEDIVTLIEEKIQKEIDKVIHNWEDEGVRVEKARWGRHNIIKGKQKVELAKTVDVTKMTLEKAQDILEKNAPKKKATKKKATKKTATKKTATKKKATTKKK; encoded by the coding sequence ATGTCAAAAAATCTCGTTATTGTTGAGTCACCTGCAAAGGCTAAAACTATTGAAAAATTTTTAGGAAAAGATTACAAAGTAGAGTCCAGTTTTGGACACATTGCAGATCTACCATCTAAAGAATTAGGAGTAGATGTCGAAGGTGATTTTATGCCCAAGTATCAGGTTTCTAAAGACAAGAAAGATGTCGTTAAAAAATTAAAGGATTTAGCAAAGAAAGCAGACATTGTATGGTTAGCGAGTGATGAGGATCGAGAAGGAGAAGCGATTGCTTGGCATTTAGCTGAAACTTTAAAGTTAGATAAAGACAAGACCAAACGAATTGTATTTCATGAGATTACAAAAAGCGCTATCAATAAAGCTATTGAGAATCCAAGAAGTATAGATTATAATTTAGTAGATGCACAGCAAGCAAGACGTGTTTTAGACCGTATTGTCGGTTACGAGTTGTCTCCCGTGTTATGGAGAAAAGTGAAAGGTGGTTTATCTGCTGGTAGAGTGCAATCGGTTTCAGTGCGTTTAATTGTAGAACGCGAAAAAGAGGTTCATGCATTCGAAGCTAAGGCGTCGTATAGGGTTGATGCAGAGTTTACTACCGAAGGTGGTAGTTCTTTTAAGGCAAAATTACCTAAGAATTTTAATTCTGAAAAAGAGGCTTTCGAATTTTTAAATAATAATATAGGAGCTGGTTATAAAGTTTCAGATTTACAAAAGAAACCAGCAAAAAAGTCGCCAGCTGCACCATTTACAACATCGACACTTCAGCAAGAAGCTTCTCGTAAATTAGGATATTCAGTAAGTAGAACGATGCAAAATGCGCAACGTTTGTATGAAGCTGGTCTCATTACATACATGAGAACAGATAGTGTGAACTTATCTGACGAAGCTAAAAAAGGAGCGCAAAACGAAATAATTTCAGCTTATGGAGCTGAGTTTAGCAATCCTAAAAATTATAAAGGTAAATCTAAAGGAGCGCAAGAAGCTCACGAGGCGATTAGACCTACTGATTTTGCGAACCATTCTGTTGGTGTAGAACGCGATCAAGCAAGATTGTACGATTTAATATGGAAACGTGCTATTGCATCTCAAATGAGTGATGCTAAATTAGAGCGTACTAATCTTAAAGTTCAGATAGATTCAAAAAATAAGGTAAGCGAACAATTTACTGCAAATGGGGAAATCATAACTTTTGAAGGATTTCTTAAAGTATACTTAGAGGGTACTGATGATGAAGATGCAGAACAAGAAGGTATTTTACCAGATTTAAAAATTGGAGAAGCACTTCAGAATAAATACATTACAGCAACAGAACGATTTACAAGACCACCTGCAAGATTCACTGAAGCTTCTTTAGTAAAGCAATTAGAAGAGTTAGGTATTGGTCGTCCGTCTACTTATGCGCCAACAATTTCTACAATTCAAAATAGAAACTATGTAGAAAAGGGCACACATGAAGGTGATGAGAGAAGCTATAAGCAATTAGTTTTAGAAGATCAAAAGATTAAGGACAACACACTTTCAGAACAAACCGGTTCTAATAAAGGAAAATTAGTGCCAACTGATATAGGTAATATAGTTACTGATTTCTTAGTAAAGCATTTTGAAAGTATCTTAGATTACAATTTTACGGCTAAAGTTGAAGATCGTTTTGATGATATCGCTGAAGGAAAGGAAGATTGGAGAGAAATGATGAAAGACTTTTATAAAGGGTTTCATCCACAGGTTCAAGATGTTCAAGAAAATGCAGAACGTGAATCTGGTGAACGTATTTTAGGTACAGATCCAAAAACAGGGCGAACAGTTTTAGTGCGTTTAGGTAAATTTGGACCTCTAGTACAATTAGGGACACCAGACGATGAGGAAGATTCTCAATATGCGAGTTTATCACCAGATCAACACTTAGGTTCTATAACTTTTGAAGAAGCTATGGACCTGTTTAAACTTCCAAAAGCATTAGGTCATTATAAAGATGAAGAGGTAGAAGTTAACAATGGACGATTTGGACCTTACGTTAAGTTTGGTAAAAAATTCGTGTCATTACCAAAAGGTGTTGACCCATTAAGTGTTGAATACGATGAAGCTTTAATATATATAAAGGAGAAGGAATTAGCAGATGCTCCTATATATATGTACAAGGATTTGGAAGTTACAAAAGGTAAAGGACGTTTTGGACCATTTATAAAGTGGAACAATCTTTTTATAAATGTGAATAAAAAGTACGATTGGGATAATTTATCTGAAGAAGATATCGTTACTTTGATTGAAGAAAAAATTCAGAAAGAAATAGACAAGGTTATCCATAATTGGGAAGACGAAGGTGTAAGAGTTGAGAAAGCAAGATGGGGAAGACACAATATCATTAAAGGCAAACAAAAAGTTGAGTTGGCCAAAACAGTAGATGTTACAAAAATGACCTTAGAGAAGGCGCAAGATATTCTCGAAAAAAACGCACCTAAGAAAAAAGCGACCAAAAAGAAAGCCACCAAAAAAACGGCAACTAAGAAAACAGCAACGAAAAAGAAAGCTACAACTAAAAAGAAATAA
- the miaB gene encoding tRNA (N6-isopentenyl adenosine(37)-C2)-methylthiotransferase MiaB: MEKIIDENKQGETLIIDKKEGNQRKLFIESYGCAMNFSDSEIVASILSEQGFNTTQILEEADLVLVNTCSIRDKAEQTVRKRLQEYNAIKRINPKMKVGVLGCMAERLKTKFLEEEKIVDLVVGPDAYKDLPNLLAEVEEGRDAINVILSKEETYGDISPVRLNSNGITAFVSITRGCDNMCTFCVVPFTRGRERSRDPQSIIEEVNDLWSKGFKEITLLGQNVDSYLWYGGGLKKDFNNASELQKATAVNFANLLELCAKAQPKMRIRFSTSNPQDFTLDVIETMAKYDNICKHIHLPVQSGSDRILKEMNRLHTRKEYFELVDNIKRIIPECSISVDLIAGFPTETEEDHQDTLSLMEYVKYNFGYMFTYSERPGTLAGRKMEDDVPEPIKKRRLKEIIQLERKYSEINTRAHLNKTVEILIEKASKKSDLQWSGRTSDNTVAVFPKEHYKVGDLVDVLITDCTSATLIGKAIDYSKNN; this comes from the coding sequence ATGGAAAAAATTATAGACGAAAACAAACAAGGAGAAACCTTAATCATAGACAAGAAAGAAGGTAACCAACGAAAACTATTTATTGAAAGTTATGGCTGCGCTATGAATTTTAGTGACAGTGAAATTGTAGCTTCCATTTTGTCTGAACAAGGTTTTAACACTACCCAAATCCTTGAAGAAGCAGATCTTGTTTTGGTAAACACCTGCTCTATCAGAGACAAAGCTGAACAAACCGTTAGAAAACGACTGCAAGAATACAATGCCATAAAACGCATCAACCCAAAAATGAAAGTTGGCGTTTTAGGTTGTATGGCAGAACGTTTAAAAACCAAGTTTTTAGAAGAAGAAAAAATAGTAGATCTCGTTGTAGGACCAGATGCTTACAAGGATTTACCAAATCTTCTTGCCGAAGTTGAAGAAGGCAGAGATGCTATTAACGTTATACTATCTAAGGAAGAAACTTATGGAGATATCTCACCTGTAAGATTAAATAGTAATGGCATTACAGCTTTCGTTTCTATTACGCGTGGTTGTGATAATATGTGTACGTTCTGTGTTGTACCGTTTACACGTGGAAGAGAACGTAGTAGAGACCCACAAAGTATTATTGAGGAAGTAAACGACTTATGGTCTAAAGGATTTAAAGAAATCACGCTTTTAGGTCAAAACGTTGATAGTTACCTATGGTATGGAGGTGGCCTGAAAAAGGATTTTAATAATGCTTCCGAACTTCAGAAAGCAACAGCTGTAAACTTTGCTAATCTTTTAGAATTATGTGCTAAAGCACAGCCAAAAATGCGTATTCGATTTTCAACATCTAATCCTCAAGATTTTACGCTGGATGTTATTGAAACAATGGCGAAATATGATAATATCTGTAAGCATATTCACTTACCTGTACAAAGTGGAAGTGATCGTATTTTAAAAGAAATGAATCGCTTGCATACACGCAAGGAATATTTTGAACTAGTAGATAATATTAAACGTATTATTCCAGAATGTTCCATAAGTGTCGATTTAATTGCAGGTTTTCCAACTGAAACAGAAGAAGATCACCAAGACACCTTATCTTTAATGGAATATGTAAAATATAATTTTGGTTATATGTTTACCTATTCTGAACGTCCTGGAACTTTAGCTGGACGTAAAATGGAAGATGATGTACCAGAACCTATTAAAAAACGTCGTCTAAAGGAAATTATCCAATTAGAACGAAAGTATAGTGAAATTAATACACGTGCACACCTTAATAAAACCGTAGAGATTTTAATTGAGAAAGCTTCTAAAAAATCGGATTTACAATGGTCTGGAAGAACTTCTGATAATACGGTCGCCGTTTTCCCAAAAGAACATTATAAAGTAGGAGATTTAGTTGATGTACTTATAACAGATTGTACAAGCGCAACGCTTATTGGAAAAGCTATTGACTATTCTAAAAATAATTAA
- a CDS encoding sigma-54 interaction domain-containing protein, producing MESIQAIKQRFGIIGNDPKLNRSIEKAIQVSPTDISVLVTGESGVGKESIPKIIHQLSHRKHGKYIAVNCGAIPEGTIDSELFGHEKGAFTGATATRSGYFEVADGGTIFLDEVGELPLTTQVRLLRVLENGEFIKVGSSKVQKTDVRIVAATNVNMFEAIKKEKFREDLYYRLSTIEINLPPLRERKEDIHLLFRKFASDFALKYKMPTVKLTDDAVNLLVKYRWNGNIRQLRNVAEQVSVLEQNRTINGITIQNYLPSTGSNLPAVVNSSKSESDFSSEREILYKVLFDMKSDLNDLKKLTMELMKKGSDSDVQKDNEHLIQKIYGEDKDEEFEAAVEDLEVLSLAEHTDADESVVSETEDKYHFAEEIEEEETLSLHDKELELIKKSLERHSGKRKLAAAELGISERTLYRKIKQFDL from the coding sequence ATGGAATCAATTCAAGCCATAAAACAACGCTTCGGCATTATAGGAAATGACCCTAAACTTAATCGCTCCATAGAAAAAGCGATTCAAGTGTCGCCTACTGATATTTCAGTATTAGTCACTGGCGAAAGTGGTGTTGGTAAAGAAAGCATTCCAAAAATCATACACCAATTATCACACAGAAAACACGGTAAGTATATTGCAGTAAATTGTGGAGCTATTCCAGAAGGTACTATCGATAGCGAATTATTTGGACATGAGAAAGGTGCTTTTACAGGAGCAACAGCTACACGTTCTGGCTATTTTGAAGTTGCAGATGGAGGTACTATTTTTTTAGATGAAGTTGGAGAATTACCATTAACTACGCAAGTGCGTTTACTTCGTGTTTTAGAGAATGGTGAATTTATAAAAGTTGGTTCTAGTAAGGTTCAAAAAACCGATGTTAGAATTGTTGCCGCTACAAACGTTAATATGTTTGAGGCCATTAAAAAAGAAAAATTCAGAGAAGATTTATATTACAGACTGAGTACCATTGAAATTAATTTACCTCCATTACGTGAGCGTAAAGAAGATATTCACTTATTATTCAGAAAATTTGCCAGCGATTTTGCATTAAAATATAAAATGCCAACGGTTAAATTAACAGATGATGCTGTCAATTTATTAGTAAAATACCGTTGGAATGGAAACATTAGACAATTGCGAAATGTTGCCGAACAAGTTTCAGTTTTAGAGCAAAACCGCACTATAAATGGTATAACTATCCAGAATTATTTACCTAGCACAGGCAGTAATTTACCAGCTGTAGTTAACAGTTCTAAATCCGAAAGTGATTTTAGTAGTGAGCGAGAGATTTTATACAAAGTCTTATTTGATATGAAGAGTGACCTCAACGATCTTAAAAAACTCACCATGGAACTCATGAAAAAAGGAAGTGATTCCGATGTTCAAAAAGATAACGAGCATTTAATTCAGAAAATCTATGGAGAAGATAAAGACGAAGAATTTGAAGCTGCTGTTGAAGATTTAGAGGTTTTATCGCTTGCAGAACACACTGACGCAGATGAGAGTGTTGTTTCAGAAACGGAAGATAAATACCATTTTGCAGAAGAAATAGAAGAAGAGGAAACGCTATCTTTACATGACAAAGAATTAGAACTGATTAAAAAATCATTAGAGCGCCATAGTGGAAAACGTAAATTAGCTGCTGCAGAACTAGGCATTAGCGAACGAACGCTCTACCGAAAAATAAAACAATTCGATCTTTAA
- a CDS encoding LptE family protein, with product MNSFKYFLIVGICLVCFGCKVNYSFTGITETPETFQVNFFQNNADLVEPGLDQLFTNALQDLILNQTSAQLVTSGGEVIYEGEIVEYRIAPMTATAENTAAQNRLTIGVRVRYINTKDEEKDFERNFSFYYDYGASEQLSGSIKSAAFDEILERLTQDILNASLADW from the coding sequence ATGAATTCATTCAAATACTTTCTCATAGTTGGCATTTGCCTTGTATGTTTTGGCTGTAAAGTCAACTATTCATTTACAGGCATCACAGAAACACCTGAAACGTTTCAAGTTAACTTCTTCCAAAACAATGCCGATTTGGTAGAACCAGGTTTAGATCAATTATTCACAAATGCCCTTCAAGATCTTATATTAAATCAAACAAGCGCACAATTAGTAACCTCTGGAGGGGAAGTGATTTATGAAGGTGAAATTGTTGAATACCGTATTGCTCCGATGACAGCTACAGCAGAAAATACTGCTGCACAAAACAGATTAACGATTGGAGTACGAGTACGCTATATCAACACAAAAGATGAAGAAAAAGATTTTGAACGCAATTTTTCATTCTACTATGATTATGGAGCAAGCGAACAACTTTCTGGCAGTATCAAATCTGCTGCTTTCGACGAAATATTAGAACGATTAACACAAGATATTCTTAATGCTTCTTTAGCAGATTGGTAA
- the secG gene encoding preprotein translocase subunit SecG gives MSAFSIFLILIVIVAFLLIVVVMVQNPKGGGLSSSFGGGGTQQMGGVKKTGDFLDKSTWFLATALIVLILASNVTISSGGNVESKALDTNESTEMPIVPAPATDNTTTDSASE, from the coding sequence ATGAGTGCATTTTCAATTTTTTTAATCTTAATCGTAATCGTTGCCTTTTTACTTATAGTAGTAGTTATGGTACAAAATCCTAAAGGTGGAGGATTATCATCTTCTTTTGGTGGTGGTGGCACCCAACAAATGGGTGGAGTAAAGAAAACAGGTGACTTTTTAGACAAGAGTACATGGTTTTTAGCGACAGCCTTAATTGTTTTAATCTTAGCATCGAATGTTACTATTAGTTCTGGTGGAAATGTTGAATCTAAAGCTTTAGATACGAACGAATCTACTGAGATGCCAATTGTACCTGCACCAGCAACAGACAATACAACAACTGACAGTGCATCTGAATAA
- a CDS encoding co-chaperone GroES, translated as MGLNIKPLADRVLVEPKEAETKTASGIIIPDNAKEKPQRGTVVAIGNGTKDEPLTVKVGDTVLYGKYGGTELKLEGKDYLMMRESDILAIV; from the coding sequence ATGGGCTTAAACATTAAACCATTAGCAGACCGTGTTCTTGTAGAACCAAAAGAAGCTGAAACTAAAACAGCTTCAGGTATTATTATTCCAGATAATGCAAAAGAAAAACCACAAAGAGGAACTGTTGTTGCCATTGGTAATGGTACAAAAGACGAACCTTTAACAGTTAAAGTTGGAGACACTGTCCTTTACGGAAAATACGGAGGAACTGAGCTTAAATTAGAAGGTAAAGATTATTTAATGATGCGCGAGAGCGATATTCTTGCAATTGTCTAG
- the groL gene encoding chaperonin GroEL (60 kDa chaperone family; promotes refolding of misfolded polypeptides especially under stressful conditions; forms two stacked rings of heptamers to form a barrel-shaped 14mer; ends can be capped by GroES; misfolded proteins enter the barrel where they are refolded when GroES binds), whose protein sequence is MAKHIKFDIEARDGLKRGVDALANAVKVTLGPKGRNVIIGRSFGAPQVTKDGVSVAKEIELEDELENMGAQMVKEVASKTNDLAGDGTTTATVLAQAIVKEGLKNVAAGANPMDLKRGIDKAVAAIINDLEKQTQKVGSDSDKIKQVAAISANNDDTIGDLIAKAFGKVGKEGVITVEEAKGMETYVDVVEGMQFDRGYLSPYFVTDADKMIADLENPYILLFDKKISNLQEILPILEPVAQSGRPLLIIAEDVDGQALATLVVNKLRGGLKIAAVKAPGFGDRRKAMLEDIAILTGGVVISEERGFSLENADLTMLGTAETVTIDKDNTTIVNGNGKADDIKARVNQIKAQIETTTSDYDKEKLQERLAKLAGGVAVLYVGAASEVEMKEKKDRVDDALHATRAAVEEGIVAGGGVALVRAKKCLEKITTENLDETTGVQIVNKAIESPLRTIVENAGGEGSVVINKVLEGKKDFGYDAKSETYVDMLKAGIIDPKKVTRIALENAASVAGMILTTECALVDIKEDAPAMPMGGGGMPGMM, encoded by the coding sequence ATGGCAAAACATATAAAATTCGATATTGAAGCACGCGACGGATTAAAACGTGGTGTAGATGCTTTAGCAAATGCAGTAAAAGTAACTTTAGGCCCAAAAGGTCGTAATGTTATTATAGGAAGATCATTTGGTGCACCACAGGTGACTAAAGATGGTGTTTCTGTAGCAAAAGAAATTGAGCTTGAAGACGAGCTTGAAAACATGGGAGCGCAAATGGTAAAAGAAGTTGCATCTAAAACCAACGATTTAGCTGGTGATGGTACAACTACTGCAACTGTATTAGCACAAGCTATCGTAAAAGAAGGTCTAAAAAACGTTGCCGCTGGTGCAAACCCAATGGATTTAAAACGTGGAATTGACAAAGCTGTCGCTGCGATTATTAACGATTTAGAAAAGCAGACTCAAAAAGTAGGTAGCGATTCTGACAAGATTAAGCAAGTTGCTGCAATTTCGGCTAACAACGATGATACTATTGGTGATTTAATCGCCAAAGCTTTCGGAAAAGTTGGCAAAGAAGGGGTTATTACTGTAGAAGAAGCTAAAGGCATGGAAACTTACGTTGACGTAGTTGAAGGCATGCAGTTTGACAGAGGTTATTTATCTCCTTACTTCGTAACAGATGCTGACAAAATGATTGCTGATTTAGAAAATCCATACATCTTATTATTCGATAAGAAAATTTCTAACTTACAAGAAATTCTTCCAATATTAGAACCCGTTGCACAATCTGGTCGTCCGTTATTAATTATTGCAGAAGATGTTGATGGACAAGCATTAGCAACCTTAGTAGTTAACAAATTACGTGGTGGACTTAAAATCGCTGCTGTAAAAGCACCTGGTTTTGGCGACAGACGTAAAGCAATGTTAGAAGATATCGCTATCCTTACAGGTGGTGTAGTTATTTCTGAAGAAAGAGGTTTCTCATTAGAGAATGCAGATCTTACAATGTTAGGTACTGCTGAAACAGTAACTATTGACAAAGACAACACAACCATCGTTAATGGAAACGGAAAAGCTGATGATATTAAAGCTAGAGTTAACCAAATTAAAGCTCAAATAGAAACAACGACTTCTGATTATGACAAGGAAAAACTTCAAGAGCGTTTAGCTAAGTTAGCTGGCGGAGTTGCTGTACTTTATGTTGGTGCTGCTTCTGAAGTTGAAATGAAAGAAAAGAAAGATCGCGTTGATGATGCTTTACATGCAACACGTGCTGCTGTAGAAGAAGGCATTGTTGCTGGTGGTGGAGTTGCTTTAGTGAGAGCTAAGAAGTGTTTAGAAAAAATCACTACTGAAAATTTAGATGAAACTACTGGTGTACAAATCGTAAATAAAGCGATTGAGTCACCATTAAGAACCATCGTAGAAAATGCAGGTGGTGAAGGTTCTGTAGTAATCAATAAAGTTTTAGAAGGTAAAAAAGACTTCGGTTATGATGCTAAATCTGAAACTTATGTAGATATGCTTAAAGCTGGAATTATTGATCCTAAGAAAGTAACACGTATTGCTTTAGAAAATGCCGCTTCTGTAGCTGGTATGATCTTAACCACAGAATGTGCTTTAGTAGATATTAAAGAAGATGCACCAGCCATGCCAATGGGTGGAGGCGGAATGCCAGGCATGATGTAG
- a CDS encoding DUF6090 family protein — protein sequence MAKTAWKYTLREIIIVIIGISIAFSMNKCAENVKDNKLKTQYLTNLKRDVEADKIQLEKNIEAIDKKLANCAEIIPVLNSETKQDMRLMNNIFAIVKYVNFSPKSITYKTLINSGDLKLIEDFELKTAIQKHYANYDEMSDDYVRHTSLIKDYLGNYLVNHADYDQIPQGKGPFLDEIKLKNIVRALLTTFDAKKKATQLGVDSCDILIAEIDAALK from the coding sequence ATGGCAAAAACAGCTTGGAAGTACACTTTAAGGGAAATTATAATTGTTATTATAGGTATTTCAATTGCATTTAGCATGAATAAGTGTGCTGAGAACGTAAAGGATAATAAACTTAAAACGCAATATCTTACAAACCTTAAAAGAGATGTTGAAGCAGACAAAATTCAATTAGAAAAAAACATTGAAGCTATTGACAAAAAATTAGCTAATTGTGCTGAAATTATTCCTGTTTTGAATTCTGAAACAAAACAAGATATGCGATTAATGAATAATATTTTCGCAATAGTAAAATATGTAAACTTTAGCCCTAAAAGCATCACTTACAAAACCTTAATAAATTCAGGAGACTTAAAATTAATAGAAGATTTTGAACTCAAAACAGCCATTCAAAAGCATTATGCCAACTACGATGAAATGTCTGATGATTATGTAAGACACACCAGTTTAATAAAAGACTATCTAGGAAACTATTTAGTGAACCATGCCGACTATGATCAAATACCACAAGGTAAAGGCCCCTTTTTAGATGAAATTAAATTAAAAAATATTGTAAGAGCTCTATTAACTACCTTTGATGCAAAGAAAAAAGCAACGCAACTAGGTGTTGACAGCTGTGATATTCTTATTGCAGAAATTGATGCTGCTTTAAAGTAA
- a CDS encoding heavy-metal-associated domain-containing protein, whose amino-acid sequence MKRVILIFTLFITTLAFAQDKNKKANIEVDGVCGMCKDRIEKAAIRTKGVKSAVWSVDTHELKLIFDERKTDIKTISKSVATVGHDTKEIKATEEQYNSIHDCCKYRDEEVQNDHKKEKEDGK is encoded by the coding sequence ATGAAAAGAGTAATTTTAATTTTTACGTTGTTTATAACAACATTAGCTTTTGCACAAGATAAAAACAAAAAGGCAAATATAGAAGTAGATGGTGTTTGCGGTATGTGTAAAGATCGTATTGAGAAGGCGGCTATTAGAACCAAAGGGGTTAAATCTGCTGTTTGGAGTGTTGATACGCACGAGTTAAAACTCATCTTTGATGAGCGTAAAACAGATATAAAAACAATTTCTAAAAGTGTAGCTACTGTTGGTCATGATACCAAGGAAATTAAAGCAACTGAAGAGCAATATAATTCAATTCACGATTGTTGTAAGTATAGAGATGAGGAAGTGCAGAACGATCACAAAAAGGAAAAAGAAGACGGAAAATAA